One window from the genome of Chionomys nivalis chromosome 14, mChiNiv1.1, whole genome shotgun sequence encodes:
- the LOC130886452 gene encoding serine protease inhibitor Kazal-type 12, translating into MKPAGTILLLISLACLLLSADAVSQGGFQAFCRNYEKTLGTDAKSCPKIHKPVCGTDGKTYQNRCEFCRTAMERSFGKLGFKHEGKC; encoded by the exons ATGAAGCCAGCAGGCACCATTCTCCTCCTGATCAGCCTGGCCTGTCTGCTCCTCTCTGCAG ATGCTGTGAGCCAAGGAGGCTTTCAG GCTTTTTGCAGAAACTATGAGAAGACACTGGGTACTGATGCAAAATCGTGCCCCAAGATCCACAAGCCAGTGTGTGGCACTGATGGGAAAACTTACCAAAACCGCTGTGAATTCTGCCGAACAGCCAT GGAAAGAAGTTTTGGAAAACTTGGTTTCAAACATGAAGGGAAATGCTGA